One window of Toxotes jaculatrix isolate fToxJac2 chromosome 19, fToxJac2.pri, whole genome shotgun sequence genomic DNA carries:
- the LOC121199337 gene encoding adhesion G protein-coupled receptor F5-like isoform X4, producing the protein MTKHLFTVKVTTPSTPPTTTSTTLTPSSPPPTTSTTPTPPTPPPAPSTPPPAPSTPPPTPSTPPPTPSATPPNDFFDTDLVLDLRIPVSSVPSSFLQIFRDYVNNYPFPYEITLSLKVTSLNLTTACYPNSMGGVQCQCEEQFTWSCDKCNIYNACGNATARPCGCINGLPSDGEFCEPITSIASCSSPIPVTTTALPNTTAAMPNTTAAMPNTTAAMPNTTAAMPNTTAAMPNTTAAMPNTTTAVPSTTTAMPNTTAAMPNTTAAMPNTTTAVPSTTTAMPNTTAAMPSTTTAMPNTTAAMPNTTTAVPSTTTAAMPNTTAAMPNTTTAMPNTTAAMPNTTTAVPSTTTAVPNTTTAVPSTTAAVPNTTTMPATPTTTVPTTTTTTTVPATTTTTTTVSTTPIGMDLSLAMDIDFDSKYNDPSSEVYQDVSKAIQEQCQKHIPTLQSVKITTFRSGSTIADYTITASAFREDQIKAAETGIFTDLGQKYPMIFDSTTPLMFQQPFFGESATVTCGPVPANLNFSNILTAEWTRDGKLILQDSEHKFSETKDTATLTVLRFFITDNGNYECKLKEKYIFRQKSNGRISFKEKPSIQVTPLSKTVLCEVGKTVSLQCSVNEPYKVEFKDTSAGRGETINYVYQITDCTNKEVKFTCQAVNFTQYKEEITLELLEPTARLVCLENSVYGGGNANDQVVVSCKSNEEGEKTAVCRETGEWEIIEDNCVLRPIKELLDQSEFLNANTLPGFLVQLRNVTLTFTAEVAQSPANINATVVILNNVANVASSAHIPIGQTSMEDILLTAGSLTTDGAKGSWDTLNSNSTTNGLATRSVAPKPERVSSLFLLSLETVTSNLNNESFNIETPSILLNKTTFTDSFNANFNSSVEIDIPEADGGSKSITVMTFSSIDNVLPARDENNSTLTVINGRVVLVQSSGTVNNISFTFDIINNTLENPQCVFWNFSLFDGLGGWDNEGCELIFNVNETVTCNCNHLTSFSILMSPYSPDDPVLDYITYIGVGISMASLVICLIIEGVIWGKIRKNNTSYLRHVSIVNIAVSLLIANIWFIIGAAISDPKMKNPPACTAATFFIHFFYLALFFWMLASALLLLYRTVSVFDGGLSKKSMLAIGFSLGYGAPLIIAIITIAVTAPKDEYTRGTGVCWLNWYESKALLAFVIPALVIVLINLIILFVVIYKMLRRRAVVDAAQAAERHVLVVIARSLAVLTPFFGLTWGLGVGTMTSPYNRGIHISFAFFNSLQGFFILVFGTLLDKKVRSEIAIQSQTSSGTRSTSAGTSSTSGLGFLRNWRRGRDGYNMSSNESGASHSFVNT; encoded by the exons atgacaaagcATTTATTCACAGTAAAAGTGACAACACCATCGACTccaccaacaacaacatcaactaCACTAACACCATCAAGTCCACCACCAACAACATCAACtacaccaacaccaccaactccaccaccagcaccatcaactccaccaccagcaccatcaACTCCACCACCAACACCATCAACTCCACCACCAACACCATCAGCTACGCCACCAAATG ACTTCTTCGACACTGATTTAGTCCTTGACTTGCGCATCCCAGTCTCCAGCGTGCCATCAAGTTTCCTTCAGATATTTCGGGATTATGTGAACAATTATCCCTTCCCCTATGAAATCACTCTGTCTTTAAAAGTAACCAGCTTAAATTTGACCACAG CATGCTATCCAAACTCAATGGGAGGCGTGCAGTGTCAGTGTGAGGAGCAGTTTACTTGGTCGTGTGACAAGTGTAACATCTACAATGCGTGCGGTAATGCCACCGCACGTCCCTGTGGATGCATAAATGGACTTCCTTCTGATGGCGAGTTCTGTGAACCCATCACAA GTATCGCTTCATGTTCATCCCCAATTCCTG TGACGACAACAGCCTTGCCAAATACAACAGCAGCGATGCCAAATACAACAGCAGCGATGCCAAATACAACAGCAGCGATGCCAAATACAACAGCTGCGATGCCAAATACAACAGCAGCGATGCCAAATACAACAGCTGCGATGCCAAATACAACAACAGCTGTGCCAAGTACAACAACAGCGATGCCAAATACAACAGCAGCGATGCCAAATACAACAGCTGCGATGCCAAATACAACAACAGCTGTGCCAAGTACAACAACAGCGATGCCAAATACAACAGCAGCGATGCCAAGTACAACAACAGCGATGCCAAATACAACAGCTGCAATGCCAAATACAACAACAGCTGTGCCAAGTACAACAACAGCTGCGATGCCAAATACAACAGCTGCGATGCCAAATACAACAACAGCGATGCCAAATACAACAGCTGCGATGCCAAATACAACAACAGCTGTGCCAAGTACAACAACAGCTGTGCCAAATACAACAACAGCCGTGCCAagtacaacagcagcagtgccaAATACAACAACAATGCCAGctacaccaacaacaacagtgccaactactacaacaacaacaacagtgccAGCTactactacaacaacaacaacagtgtcaACTACACCAATCG GAATGGACCTCTCACTTGCCATGGACATAGACTTTGATTCGAAATACAATGACCCAAGCAGTGAAGTTTATCAGGATGTTAGTAAAGCT ATTCAAGAACAATGTCAGAAGCACATCCCAACCCTACAATCAGTGAAGATAACTACGTTCAG GAGTGGAAGCACCATCGCTGACTACACTATCACAGCTTCTGCATTCAGAGAGGACCaaattaaagcagcagaaacagggaTATTTACAGACCTGGGACAAAAATACCCCATGATATTTGACA gcACAACACCCTTAATGTTTCAACAACCTTTTTTTGGAGAAAGTGCGACTGTGACTTGTGGTCCTGTTCCAGCAAATCTCAATTTTAGTAACATACTTACTGCAGAGTGGACGCGTGACGGCAAGTTAATACTTCAAGATAGTGAACACAAATTTTCAGAAACCAAGGACACAGCAACTTTAACTGTGTTACGTTTCTTCATAACTGACAATG GAAATTATGAATGCAAGCTGaaagagaaatacattttcagacagaaatCCAACGGGCGGATCTCTTTCAAAGAGAAACCCTCGATCCAAGTAACACCACTGAGTAAGACGGTCTTATGTGAGGTGGGAAAGACAGTGTCACTGCAGTGCTCTGTCAACGAACCCTACAAGGTTGAGTTTAAAGACACCtctgcag GCAGAGGTGAGACCATCAACTATGTGTATCAGATTACTGACTGTACAAACAAGGAAGTGAAGTTTACTTGTCAAGCTGTAAACTTTACTCAATATAAAGAGGAAATAACACTGGAGTTACTGGAGCCCACTGCTA GATTAGTATGTCTCGAAAACAGTGTCTATGGTGGTGGAAATGCTAATGACCAGGTTGTAGTTTCCTGCAAATCAAAcgaagaaggagaaaagacgGCAGTTTGTAGGGAGACTGGCGAATGGGAAATTATAGAAGACAACTGCGTCCTACGACCGATTAAGGAGCTGCTTGATCAGTCTGAG TTCTTAAATGCAAATACACTGCCGGGATTCTTGGTCCAGCTCAGGAATGTCACTCTCACATTCACTGCGGAAGTGGCTCAATCTCCTGCCAACATTAATGCCACTGTTGTAATACTCAACAATGTGGCAAATGTAGCATCCTCAGCACACATCCCCATAGGTCAGACTTCAATGGAG GACATCCTATTAACTGCAGGCTCCCTCACCACAGATGGTGCAAAGGGGTCATGGGACACTCTAAACAGCAATTCCACTACAAACGGCTTAGCAACAAGAAGTGTTGCCCCCAAACCGGAAAGggtcagctcattgtttttgctgTCTCTTGAGACAGTAACAAGTAACCTTAACAATGAGTCCTTTAACATTGAGACACCTTCTATTCTCTTGAACAAAACTACATTCACAGACTCTTTCAATGCCAACTTTAATTCTTCAGTGGAGATAGACATACCGGAGGCTGATGGAGGAAGCAAGTCAATCACTGTGATGACGTTCTCCTCAATAGATAACGTACTCCCTGCAAGAGACGAAAACAATTCAACCCTCACTGTCATCAATGGGAGAGTCGTACTTGTTCAGTCCAGCGGCACCGTCAATAATATTTCCTTTACATTTGATATTATCAACAACACTCTGGAAAACCCTCAGTGTGTCTTCTGGAACTTCAGCCTCTTTGACGGTCTTGGAGGATGGGACAATGAGGGCTGCGAGCTGATATTCAATGTAAATGAAACCGTCACCTGCAACTGCAACCATCTGACCTCATTCTCTATCCTTATGTCCCCCTACAGTCCAGATGACCCTGTGTTGGACTACATAACCTACATTGGAGTTGGCATATCCATGGCCTCCTTGGTTATATGTCTCATCATTGAGGGTGTCATATGgggaaaaataagaaagaacAACACGTCTTACCTGCGTCATGTTTCCATTGTTAACATCGCTGTGTCTCTCCTCATTGCAAACATTTGGTTTATTATTGGGGCAGCCATCTCAGATCCAAAGATGAAAAACCCACCAGCATGCACTGCAGCCAcctttttcatccattttttctACCTAGCCCTGTTTTTCTGGATGTTAGCCTCAGCTCTGCTGTTGCTTTACCGCACAGTCAGTGTCTTTGATGGGGGTTTGTCTAAAAAGTCTATGCTGGCCATTGGATTCTCTCTAGGTTATGGGGCACCTCTCATCATCGCAATCATAACCATAGCTGTAACTGCACCCAAAGATGAATATACCCGAGGAACTGGAGTCTGCTGGCTCAACTGGTATGAGTCCAAAGCTCTACTGGCATTTGTGATCCCTGCACTGGTTATAGTGCTGATAAACCTCATCATCCTGTTTGTGGTGATATACAAAATGTTGAGGAGAAGGGCAGTGGTAGATGCTGCACAAGCAGCTGAGAGGCACGTCCTAGTGGTTATTGCCCGGAGTTTGGCTGTCCTCACACCATTTTTTGGATTAACCTGGGGTCTGGGAGTCGGAACAATGACCAGCCCGTACAACAGAGGGATCCATATTTCTTTTGCATTCTTCAACTCACTGCAG gGTTTCTTCATATTGGTGTTTGGAACGCTGTTGGACAAAAAG GTCCGGTCAGAAATAGCAATACAGTCACAAACATCCAGTGGGACAAGG AGCACCAGTGCTGGAACATCATCAACAAGTGGACTGGGCTTTTTGCGAAActggagaagaggaaggg aTGGTTACAACATGTCATCTAATGAATCTGGTGCATCTCACTCTTTCGTCAACACTTGA
- the LOC121199337 gene encoding adhesion G protein-coupled receptor F5-like isoform X1, whose product MALPKAVRYLIVLLVVYYSLENLGYRQSLTEFFGELMGTKEPHIHSREKRQAVANPSDYVIQAVVKTSELDLLRSILSSLSLPLEINATVQITSINTTTVCSPVLTNYQCRCEGSFAWSSDICSNYGACDNITGDTCGCVNSLPPNDQYCQPIATPPVKVTTPSTPPTTTSTTLTPSSPPPTTSTTPTPPTPPPAPSTPPPAPSTPPPTPSTPPPTPSATPPNDFFDTDLVLDLRIPVSSVPSSFLQIFRDYVNNYPFPYEITLSLKVTSLNLTTACYPNSMGGVQCQCEEQFTWSCDKCNIYNACGNATARPCGCINGLPSDGEFCEPITSIASCSSPIPVTTTALPNTTAAMPNTTAAMPNTTAAMPNTTAAMPNTTAAMPNTTAAMPNTTTAVPSTTTAMPNTTAAMPNTTAAMPNTTTAVPSTTTAMPNTTAAMPSTTTAMPNTTAAMPNTTTAVPSTTTAAMPNTTAAMPNTTTAMPNTTAAMPNTTTAVPSTTTAVPNTTTAVPSTTAAVPNTTTMPATPTTTVPTTTTTTTVPATTTTTTTVSTTPIGMDLSLAMDIDFDSKYNDPSSEVYQDVSKAIQEQCQKHIPTLQSVKITTFRSGSTIADYTITASAFREDQIKAAETGIFTDLGQKYPMIFDSTTPLMFQQPFFGESATVTCGPVPANLNFSNILTAEWTRDGKLILQDSEHKFSETKDTATLTVLRFFITDNGNYECKLKEKYIFRQKSNGRISFKEKPSIQVTPLSKTVLCEVGKTVSLQCSVNEPYKVEFKDTSAGRGETINYVYQITDCTNKEVKFTCQAVNFTQYKEEITLELLEPTARLVCLENSVYGGGNANDQVVVSCKSNEEGEKTAVCRETGEWEIIEDNCVLRPIKELLDQSEFLNANTLPGFLVQLRNVTLTFTAEVAQSPANINATVVILNNVANVASSAHIPIGQTSMEDILLTAGSLTTDGAKGSWDTLNSNSTTNGLATRSVAPKPERVSSLFLLSLETVTSNLNNESFNIETPSILLNKTTFTDSFNANFNSSVEIDIPEADGGSKSITVMTFSSIDNVLPARDENNSTLTVINGRVVLVQSSGTVNNISFTFDIINNTLENPQCVFWNFSLFDGLGGWDNEGCELIFNVNETVTCNCNHLTSFSILMSPYSPDDPVLDYITYIGVGISMASLVICLIIEGVIWGKIRKNNTSYLRHVSIVNIAVSLLIANIWFIIGAAISDPKMKNPPACTAATFFIHFFYLALFFWMLASALLLLYRTVSVFDGGLSKKSMLAIGFSLGYGAPLIIAIITIAVTAPKDEYTRGTGVCWLNWYESKALLAFVIPALVIVLINLIILFVVIYKMLRRRAVVDAAQAAERHVLVVIARSLAVLTPFFGLTWGLGVGTMTSPYNRGIHISFAFFNSLQGFFILVFGTLLDKKVRSEIAIQSQTSSGTRSTSAGTSSTSGLGFLRNWRRGRDGYNMSSNESGASHSFVNT is encoded by the exons TTCTGGTTGTATATTACAGTCTGGAGAATCTGGGGTACAGACAGTCTCTGACTGAATTCTTCggg GAACTGATGGGTACAAAAGAGCCACACATCCACTCCAGAGAAAAAAGACAGG CTGTCGCCAATCCCTCCGATTATGTAATTCAAGCTGTTGTGAAAACCTCAGAGCTGGACCTTCTCAGATCTATTTTGAGCTCACTCTCTTTACCTTTAGAGATCAACGCCACTGTTCAGATTACCAGCATTAACACAACTACAG TGTGTTCACCAGTTCTGACCAACTACCAGTGTAGATGTGAGGGGAGCTTTGCTTGGTCATCGGACATCTGCAGTAACTATGGGGCCTGTGATAACATCACTGGTGACACCTGTGGTTGCGTTAATTCCCTTCCACCTAATGACCAGTACTGCCAGCCCATCGCCACTCCACCAG TAAAAGTGACAACACCATCGACTccaccaacaacaacatcaactaCACTAACACCATCAAGTCCACCACCAACAACATCAACtacaccaacaccaccaactccaccaccagcaccatcaactccaccaccagcaccatcaACTCCACCACCAACACCATCAACTCCACCACCAACACCATCAGCTACGCCACCAAATG ACTTCTTCGACACTGATTTAGTCCTTGACTTGCGCATCCCAGTCTCCAGCGTGCCATCAAGTTTCCTTCAGATATTTCGGGATTATGTGAACAATTATCCCTTCCCCTATGAAATCACTCTGTCTTTAAAAGTAACCAGCTTAAATTTGACCACAG CATGCTATCCAAACTCAATGGGAGGCGTGCAGTGTCAGTGTGAGGAGCAGTTTACTTGGTCGTGTGACAAGTGTAACATCTACAATGCGTGCGGTAATGCCACCGCACGTCCCTGTGGATGCATAAATGGACTTCCTTCTGATGGCGAGTTCTGTGAACCCATCACAA GTATCGCTTCATGTTCATCCCCAATTCCTG TGACGACAACAGCCTTGCCAAATACAACAGCAGCGATGCCAAATACAACAGCAGCGATGCCAAATACAACAGCAGCGATGCCAAATACAACAGCTGCGATGCCAAATACAACAGCAGCGATGCCAAATACAACAGCTGCGATGCCAAATACAACAACAGCTGTGCCAAGTACAACAACAGCGATGCCAAATACAACAGCAGCGATGCCAAATACAACAGCTGCGATGCCAAATACAACAACAGCTGTGCCAAGTACAACAACAGCGATGCCAAATACAACAGCAGCGATGCCAAGTACAACAACAGCGATGCCAAATACAACAGCTGCAATGCCAAATACAACAACAGCTGTGCCAAGTACAACAACAGCTGCGATGCCAAATACAACAGCTGCGATGCCAAATACAACAACAGCGATGCCAAATACAACAGCTGCGATGCCAAATACAACAACAGCTGTGCCAAGTACAACAACAGCTGTGCCAAATACAACAACAGCCGTGCCAagtacaacagcagcagtgccaAATACAACAACAATGCCAGctacaccaacaacaacagtgccaactactacaacaacaacaacagtgccAGCTactactacaacaacaacaacagtgtcaACTACACCAATCG GAATGGACCTCTCACTTGCCATGGACATAGACTTTGATTCGAAATACAATGACCCAAGCAGTGAAGTTTATCAGGATGTTAGTAAAGCT ATTCAAGAACAATGTCAGAAGCACATCCCAACCCTACAATCAGTGAAGATAACTACGTTCAG GAGTGGAAGCACCATCGCTGACTACACTATCACAGCTTCTGCATTCAGAGAGGACCaaattaaagcagcagaaacagggaTATTTACAGACCTGGGACAAAAATACCCCATGATATTTGACA gcACAACACCCTTAATGTTTCAACAACCTTTTTTTGGAGAAAGTGCGACTGTGACTTGTGGTCCTGTTCCAGCAAATCTCAATTTTAGTAACATACTTACTGCAGAGTGGACGCGTGACGGCAAGTTAATACTTCAAGATAGTGAACACAAATTTTCAGAAACCAAGGACACAGCAACTTTAACTGTGTTACGTTTCTTCATAACTGACAATG GAAATTATGAATGCAAGCTGaaagagaaatacattttcagacagaaatCCAACGGGCGGATCTCTTTCAAAGAGAAACCCTCGATCCAAGTAACACCACTGAGTAAGACGGTCTTATGTGAGGTGGGAAAGACAGTGTCACTGCAGTGCTCTGTCAACGAACCCTACAAGGTTGAGTTTAAAGACACCtctgcag GCAGAGGTGAGACCATCAACTATGTGTATCAGATTACTGACTGTACAAACAAGGAAGTGAAGTTTACTTGTCAAGCTGTAAACTTTACTCAATATAAAGAGGAAATAACACTGGAGTTACTGGAGCCCACTGCTA GATTAGTATGTCTCGAAAACAGTGTCTATGGTGGTGGAAATGCTAATGACCAGGTTGTAGTTTCCTGCAAATCAAAcgaagaaggagaaaagacgGCAGTTTGTAGGGAGACTGGCGAATGGGAAATTATAGAAGACAACTGCGTCCTACGACCGATTAAGGAGCTGCTTGATCAGTCTGAG TTCTTAAATGCAAATACACTGCCGGGATTCTTGGTCCAGCTCAGGAATGTCACTCTCACATTCACTGCGGAAGTGGCTCAATCTCCTGCCAACATTAATGCCACTGTTGTAATACTCAACAATGTGGCAAATGTAGCATCCTCAGCACACATCCCCATAGGTCAGACTTCAATGGAG GACATCCTATTAACTGCAGGCTCCCTCACCACAGATGGTGCAAAGGGGTCATGGGACACTCTAAACAGCAATTCCACTACAAACGGCTTAGCAACAAGAAGTGTTGCCCCCAAACCGGAAAGggtcagctcattgtttttgctgTCTCTTGAGACAGTAACAAGTAACCTTAACAATGAGTCCTTTAACATTGAGACACCTTCTATTCTCTTGAACAAAACTACATTCACAGACTCTTTCAATGCCAACTTTAATTCTTCAGTGGAGATAGACATACCGGAGGCTGATGGAGGAAGCAAGTCAATCACTGTGATGACGTTCTCCTCAATAGATAACGTACTCCCTGCAAGAGACGAAAACAATTCAACCCTCACTGTCATCAATGGGAGAGTCGTACTTGTTCAGTCCAGCGGCACCGTCAATAATATTTCCTTTACATTTGATATTATCAACAACACTCTGGAAAACCCTCAGTGTGTCTTCTGGAACTTCAGCCTCTTTGACGGTCTTGGAGGATGGGACAATGAGGGCTGCGAGCTGATATTCAATGTAAATGAAACCGTCACCTGCAACTGCAACCATCTGACCTCATTCTCTATCCTTATGTCCCCCTACAGTCCAGATGACCCTGTGTTGGACTACATAACCTACATTGGAGTTGGCATATCCATGGCCTCCTTGGTTATATGTCTCATCATTGAGGGTGTCATATGgggaaaaataagaaagaacAACACGTCTTACCTGCGTCATGTTTCCATTGTTAACATCGCTGTGTCTCTCCTCATTGCAAACATTTGGTTTATTATTGGGGCAGCCATCTCAGATCCAAAGATGAAAAACCCACCAGCATGCACTGCAGCCAcctttttcatccattttttctACCTAGCCCTGTTTTTCTGGATGTTAGCCTCAGCTCTGCTGTTGCTTTACCGCACAGTCAGTGTCTTTGATGGGGGTTTGTCTAAAAAGTCTATGCTGGCCATTGGATTCTCTCTAGGTTATGGGGCACCTCTCATCATCGCAATCATAACCATAGCTGTAACTGCACCCAAAGATGAATATACCCGAGGAACTGGAGTCTGCTGGCTCAACTGGTATGAGTCCAAAGCTCTACTGGCATTTGTGATCCCTGCACTGGTTATAGTGCTGATAAACCTCATCATCCTGTTTGTGGTGATATACAAAATGTTGAGGAGAAGGGCAGTGGTAGATGCTGCACAAGCAGCTGAGAGGCACGTCCTAGTGGTTATTGCCCGGAGTTTGGCTGTCCTCACACCATTTTTTGGATTAACCTGGGGTCTGGGAGTCGGAACAATGACCAGCCCGTACAACAGAGGGATCCATATTTCTTTTGCATTCTTCAACTCACTGCAG gGTTTCTTCATATTGGTGTTTGGAACGCTGTTGGACAAAAAG GTCCGGTCAGAAATAGCAATACAGTCACAAACATCCAGTGGGACAAGG AGCACCAGTGCTGGAACATCATCAACAAGTGGACTGGGCTTTTTGCGAAActggagaagaggaaggg aTGGTTACAACATGTCATCTAATGAATCTGGTGCATCTCACTCTTTCGTCAACACTTGA